A part of Opitutales bacterium genomic DNA contains:
- a CDS encoding UvrD-helicase domain-containing protein produces MATLRDQSQRDAFIQDVRGSYSVIAPAGVGKTESIIRRIEQQAAVAAVLPEFSLDKLIVVTYTEAAAQEMRERANARLRTNRARPDILRQFEQSTFATIHGFASTLIQRWGPLFGISGEFEIIQDDDIDAVFRAFIGTQTNLLDCLAQEIRSTFTRLVDIHSILGLATDDAALDLCAPTISAFPDLRIDAFLNCSLKRSSKKLDGEKSALRAWMSRFLHTDDFVGLPETSYKAHEAPGEAFAESLAPLFDWVRDVTQQFVIEMAESFYRYRIESGHLTFSDLIRTAAELVKKAPVKEQLKVEDPHILLDEAQDTDPKQFAFLLSLVGLDVNSSGGIESVDPYWRERVAKGRFCMVGDFQQSIYRARADIGFYRNLHKALLDNSILKEAVFSVTFRCDQKVIDWVNQVMPTVFHDRSAIDEVEFVPLESRPDVKEGAVQKLVVKGSEGEHDGDPEAAQLAERLARLGTQGLGVADWSDCALLFTRKRRIQPFSEALEGHGLKVQVLSENRAYAALPEYAWWVAVLWILVEPDDSFEIVGVLREVFGVPDDVIHQFVHKSREAGEERAISIAAPAVWGGAICDILNVLFDLRKHVLALTLLESIDVIDSELDLAARLELLPGADAVGIKRARTRLQAELCRLEEKGMSLAQSVKRLRYQFLTRRMDAAAVKPGHIQLLTCHKAKGLQWNVVILTGLGSPLGEPTPQFPLFVRGEGARMNQIILNKADPSKSLLEIEKLRASEEARRLFYVAATRAKQRLVLVDNTNVLGKRSRGIPPFLSYMPEEWGEIPDFKATEAGDLTANSDSVAADGILDKNQKIQLSSFQNTARMRGPSFSSPSSKKTEDDGEPIISKVQSDEVGGREYGLLWHDWMEAVWLDGKREVDMYSGPFAHLLSQSGMRKRLDKEWQLLKQVDGLSSGLDAQDGRVLCEVPFLWRAPDDDTLYNGVVDWMRVGEGTCWIIDWKTDIVDEGLCSLIDKYADQLKIYRSALLQSLDVEVRLSLYSTRMGELIDID; encoded by the coding sequence ATGGCGACTCTAAGAGACCAGTCACAGCGCGACGCATTCATCCAAGATGTCCGAGGGAGTTACTCAGTGATTGCTCCGGCTGGCGTGGGTAAAACGGAGTCGATTATTCGCCGAATAGAACAGCAGGCTGCGGTGGCAGCAGTTTTGCCAGAGTTTTCCTTAGATAAGCTGATCGTGGTGACCTACACCGAGGCGGCGGCTCAGGAGATGCGGGAGCGGGCCAATGCCCGTTTGCGGACTAACCGAGCGAGGCCCGATATCTTAAGGCAATTTGAGCAATCAACTTTCGCTACAATCCACGGTTTTGCGTCTACACTGATCCAGCGCTGGGGCCCGCTGTTTGGTATCTCAGGTGAATTCGAAATCATTCAAGATGATGACATCGATGCTGTGTTCCGCGCGTTTATTGGAACACAGACAAATTTGCTCGATTGTTTGGCTCAGGAAATACGTTCCACCTTTACCCGATTGGTAGATATTCATTCCATTCTTGGATTGGCGACCGATGACGCCGCTCTGGATTTATGCGCGCCGACTATATCTGCCTTTCCCGATCTACGAATTGATGCCTTTCTGAACTGTAGCCTGAAGCGAAGCTCCAAAAAGCTTGATGGTGAAAAGAGCGCGTTGAGAGCTTGGATGAGTCGTTTTCTCCACACCGATGATTTTGTTGGATTGCCGGAGACGAGCTATAAAGCCCATGAGGCTCCAGGTGAGGCGTTTGCGGAATCATTGGCTCCGCTGTTCGATTGGGTTCGAGATGTTACTCAACAATTTGTTATAGAAATGGCGGAGTCTTTCTACCGCTACCGTATTGAATCAGGACATCTCACTTTCAGTGATTTGATCCGCACTGCGGCTGAATTGGTCAAAAAGGCACCCGTTAAGGAGCAACTCAAGGTGGAAGACCCCCATATTTTACTTGATGAAGCTCAAGATACAGACCCTAAGCAGTTTGCGTTTTTGCTGAGTTTGGTCGGCCTAGATGTCAATTCATCCGGTGGTATAGAATCGGTGGACCCTTACTGGAGGGAACGGGTGGCAAAAGGCCGCTTTTGTATGGTGGGAGACTTCCAACAATCCATCTATCGAGCGCGCGCAGATATCGGATTCTATCGCAATCTTCATAAAGCTTTACTGGACAATAGTATCCTCAAAGAAGCTGTATTTTCGGTGACTTTCCGCTGTGATCAAAAAGTAATCGATTGGGTCAATCAGGTCATGCCTACTGTCTTCCATGATCGGTCGGCAATTGATGAGGTGGAATTTGTCCCGCTGGAATCCAGGCCTGATGTAAAAGAGGGCGCGGTGCAAAAGCTGGTGGTTAAGGGTAGTGAGGGTGAGCATGACGGGGATCCAGAAGCGGCTCAGCTCGCTGAACGGCTTGCTCGGCTGGGCACACAGGGTCTGGGGGTCGCGGATTGGAGTGATTGTGCGTTGTTGTTCACGAGAAAACGTAGAATACAGCCTTTTAGTGAAGCCTTAGAAGGGCACGGATTGAAGGTGCAGGTCCTGTCAGAAAATCGCGCTTATGCTGCACTTCCCGAGTATGCCTGGTGGGTGGCCGTCTTATGGATATTGGTCGAACCTGATGATAGCTTTGAGATCGTTGGTGTATTGCGAGAGGTATTTGGCGTGCCCGACGACGTTATCCATCAGTTTGTTCATAAATCTCGCGAGGCTGGGGAAGAGCGGGCGATCAGCATTGCGGCACCAGCAGTATGGGGAGGAGCCATCTGCGACATCCTTAATGTTCTCTTCGATCTTAGAAAGCATGTGCTGGCGCTGACACTTTTAGAATCGATCGACGTAATTGATTCCGAGTTGGATCTCGCTGCTAGACTGGAACTATTGCCTGGAGCTGATGCCGTCGGTATAAAACGAGCGCGGACTCGGTTGCAGGCTGAACTTTGCCGGTTGGAAGAGAAGGGGATGAGCTTGGCTCAATCTGTGAAGCGTCTGCGCTATCAATTTCTGACTCGGCGCATGGATGCGGCCGCGGTAAAACCCGGACACATTCAACTACTGACTTGTCACAAGGCAAAAGGCCTCCAGTGGAATGTGGTTATTTTAACTGGGCTGGGATCTCCTCTGGGAGAACCGACGCCACAGTTTCCGCTATTCGTGCGCGGTGAGGGTGCGCGTATGAATCAAATAATTCTGAACAAAGCGGATCCGTCGAAATCGTTGTTAGAAATTGAGAAACTCAGGGCTTCCGAGGAAGCGCGCAGGTTGTTTTATGTGGCAGCAACACGCGCTAAGCAGCGTTTGGTGTTGGTGGATAATACGAATGTATTGGGAAAACGGAGCCGTGGAATCCCTCCGTTTTTGAGCTATATGCCGGAAGAGTGGGGGGAGATACCCGACTTTAAGGCTACTGAAGCAGGTGATCTGACGGCTAATAGCGATTCAGTGGCTGCTGATGGGATCTTAGATAAGAATCAGAAGATACAATTGTCATCATTCCAGAACACAGCCCGGATGCGTGGCCCTTCCTTTTCATCACCGAGTAGTAAGAAGACTGAAGACGATGGTGAACCTATCATTTCTAAAGTTCAATCGGACGAAGTGGGGGGGCGTGAATACGGCTTACTGTGGCACGATTGGATGGAGGCCGTTTGGCTCGATGGTAAGAGAGAGGTGGACATGTATTCTGGACCCTTTGCTCATTTGCTGAGCCAAAGCGGGATGCGCAAACGCTTGGATAAAGAATGGCAGCTTTTAAAGCAGGTCGATGGCTTGTCTTCGGGATTGGATGCCCAGGATGGTCGAGTTTTATGCGAAGTGCCATTTCTTTGGCGCGCCCCCGACGACGACACACTATACAATGGAGTCGTGGATTGGATGCGAGTGGGGGAGGGCACTTGCTGGATTATTGACTGGAAGACCGACATCGTTGACGAGGGATTGTGCAGCTTGATCGATAAATATGCTGATCAGCTCAAGATTTATCGTTCTGCGCTGCTTCAATCACTCGATGTTGAGGTTCGCTTGAGCCTCTATAGTACACGGATGGGTGAACTGATAGATATAGACTAG
- the rsmG gene encoding 16S rRNA (guanine(527)-N(7))-methyltransferase RsmG: MDLSLVEKYFPEIEPPRIRKLAAYAEELLRWNEDVNLISRKDTEHFVEHHLLHALAISRFIHVPAGSRILDVGTGGGLPGIPLAILFPNAQFTLVDSVEKKINVLKSITLKLKLKNVLLRRARVEEMKKDYDWVLGRAVAGLPTFIDWIRDRVRPDFEDDIQHGLIYLKGSLYKEECDQLEINPDAIHEIYDWIPLDYYREKYVLFFKRETVRKAKRPPAKKKTKPKKQKR; encoded by the coding sequence ATGGATTTAAGCCTGGTAGAAAAGTATTTTCCGGAGATTGAACCACCACGGATCAGGAAGTTGGCCGCTTATGCCGAGGAACTGTTGCGTTGGAACGAAGACGTAAATCTGATCTCGCGGAAAGACACAGAGCATTTCGTCGAACATCATTTACTCCACGCACTCGCGATATCTCGTTTCATTCACGTTCCTGCCGGAAGTCGTATCCTCGATGTGGGAACTGGCGGTGGTCTGCCCGGTATCCCATTGGCAATATTATTTCCTAATGCCCAGTTTACTCTCGTCGATTCTGTCGAAAAGAAGATCAACGTGCTCAAGTCGATCACGCTGAAGCTTAAATTGAAGAATGTCCTCTTGCGACGGGCGCGGGTTGAGGAAATGAAGAAAGACTATGACTGGGTACTCGGTCGTGCGGTGGCGGGACTGCCCACTTTTATTGACTGGATCCGTGACCGCGTGAGACCCGATTTTGAAGACGACATTCAGCATGGACTCATCTATCTCAAGGGCAGTCTATACAAGGAAGAGTGCGATCAGCTCGAGATAAATCCTGACGCGATCCATGAGATTTATGATTGGATTCCTTTGGACTATTACCGTGAAAAGTACGTCCTATTTTTTAAACGCGAGACAGTCCGGAAAGCTAAGCGGCCACCAGCTAAGAAGAAGACAAAACCAAAAAAACAAAAGCGGTAA
- a CDS encoding cyclic nucleotide-binding domain-containing protein codes for MRAAIQHPFFNYFTDEAKEKIITEKPPFELGPNSVIFDEGDEFDGMYLVIDEKVNFHKSLPNGKLQFVSYSGPGSHFGELGIFTDKPRSLRAVTVSVTHLIHIEEATVIELIEKNQFPLVNCIQGLVHHLNETTEQYVESVVQQQQLAVVGQMVSSLIHDFRSPLGTISLGAQFLQSRFKEDEKAVKTCTTIESQVNRINRMTVDILDYVRGEHHLEIRPIHFPKFFDEFRELFPSFFESLETEICFKRDQPFVLAGDFDRIIRIFQNLISNALDALANQPESFVKISARNEEDQVVITVTDNGPGIPMQIKDTLFEPFVTHGKSYGTGLGMAIVKRCVEAHKGTIAFESDTSGTSFELTLPIKQ; via the coding sequence ATGCGCGCCGCAATCCAGCACCCGTTTTTCAACTATTTCACCGATGAGGCGAAAGAGAAAATCATTACTGAAAAACCGCCCTTCGAACTAGGTCCAAATTCGGTCATTTTTGATGAAGGAGATGAGTTCGACGGCATGTATCTGGTGATCGATGAAAAGGTAAATTTCCATAAATCACTCCCGAATGGAAAACTTCAGTTCGTCAGCTATTCTGGACCTGGTTCACATTTTGGAGAATTAGGGATTTTTACGGATAAGCCGCGGTCTTTACGTGCTGTCACCGTATCCGTTACACACCTCATTCATATTGAAGAGGCGACTGTCATAGAATTGATTGAAAAGAACCAATTTCCATTGGTGAACTGCATCCAAGGACTCGTACACCACCTAAATGAGACAACAGAACAGTATGTAGAGTCGGTAGTTCAACAGCAGCAATTGGCCGTCGTAGGACAAATGGTCAGTTCGCTAATACACGATTTTCGCAGTCCGTTGGGGACCATCAGTCTGGGTGCTCAGTTTTTACAATCTCGCTTCAAGGAAGATGAGAAAGCAGTTAAGACCTGCACTACGATTGAGTCACAGGTTAATCGCATCAATCGAATGACAGTCGATATTCTCGATTACGTACGTGGCGAACATCACCTTGAGATTCGACCGATACACTTCCCGAAGTTTTTTGATGAGTTTCGAGAGTTATTTCCCAGTTTCTTCGAATCCTTAGAAACCGAAATCTGTTTTAAACGCGATCAGCCTTTCGTCCTCGCGGGAGACTTCGATCGGATCATCCGGATCTTTCAAAATTTAATTTCCAACGCGCTTGATGCTTTGGCGAACCAACCCGAATCGTTCGTCAAGATCTCAGCCAGGAATGAAGAAGATCAGGTAGTAATCACCGTAACTGATAATGGTCCCGGTATCCCCATGCAGATTAAGGACACCTTGTTTGAACCCTTTGTTACCCATGGAAAAAGCTATGGTACTGGCCTAGGGATGGCTATAGTCAAACGTTGCGTCGAAGCTCACAAAGGAACGATCGCTTTCGAGAGTGATACCTCAGGCACCTCCTTCGAACTTACTTTACCTATCAAACAGTAG
- a CDS encoding cytotoxic translational repressor of toxin-antitoxin stability system — translation MYQVTFSDQSLAELEKLDTLKQLELADMISGLSPEALKNPQGKVGVFQRGTKKLYRLRAGDFRIYFTVRAADQITCEVILPQHTLTDFVYRTKLPLAEDQIVEQHSTFWEYIDGLINRNKKP, via the coding sequence ATGTATCAGGTAACATTCAGCGATCAGAGCCTAGCCGAGTTGGAGAAACTGGACACACTCAAACAACTCGAGTTGGCAGACATGATCAGCGGGCTTAGCCCCGAAGCTTTGAAAAACCCGCAAGGTAAAGTAGGTGTGTTCCAACGTGGGACTAAAAAGCTCTACCGTCTACGCGCTGGGGATTTCCGCATTTATTTTACCGTGCGCGCTGCCGATCAAATAACCTGCGAAGTGATTCTTCCCCAACACACCCTGACAGATTTTGTATACCGCACGAAGCTTCCTCTAGCAGAAGACCAGATTGTGGAACAACACTCGACGTTTTGGGAATACATCGACGGTCTCATCAACCGGAATAAAAAGCCTTAA
- a CDS encoding DNA polymerase III subunit beta → MKFKINRDHFVNGLQQVLNVVSSRATMPILGNVLIEAEDGGIRLTTTNLDIGIRTSLVASVEATGAITLPVRKLATIVKELPHLDVFVEMGDKNAVQITSGGSRFKIVGISHDEFPKLPSFEDERSFDMNQDDLSKMIKSVSYAQSNDENRFILNGVFFNFADDKVTLVATDGRRLALVGSEMEIGESGGGSLILPAKTVAELGRLLGKGESVRMSFNDRQVAFTVTVGSDSADSGFAGDLYLVSKTVEGNYPNYRQVIPKETEHRIKVERELLLECVHRAALVTSEKNNSVAIRVTENLLEVSASSAEFGDSHESMAIAYDGPEVKVAFNPYYVMEPLRALTKDEVFFEFKDELSPGVFKTLESFLCVIMPLRLN, encoded by the coding sequence ATGAAGTTCAAGATCAACCGCGATCATTTCGTCAATGGCCTCCAGCAGGTCCTGAACGTAGTCAGCTCTCGAGCTACGATGCCTATTTTGGGTAATGTGCTTATTGAGGCAGAAGACGGCGGTATCCGCCTGACTACGACGAATCTTGATATAGGAATCCGGACTTCGCTCGTTGCTTCAGTAGAAGCCACAGGAGCCATTACCCTCCCAGTCCGAAAGTTGGCTACGATCGTCAAGGAGTTGCCACATTTGGATGTTTTTGTTGAGATGGGTGATAAGAACGCGGTCCAGATTACCTCAGGTGGATCTCGATTTAAGATTGTCGGTATCAGTCACGACGAGTTTCCTAAATTGCCTTCCTTCGAGGATGAACGTTCTTTCGACATGAATCAGGATGATCTGTCGAAGATGATAAAATCAGTGTCTTACGCGCAGTCTAACGACGAAAATCGCTTTATCCTCAATGGGGTATTTTTCAATTTCGCAGACGACAAGGTTACCTTAGTTGCCACAGATGGTCGCCGCTTGGCGCTTGTGGGTTCAGAGATGGAAATCGGCGAGTCTGGGGGCGGGAGCCTTATTTTACCCGCAAAAACTGTGGCTGAGCTTGGACGTTTGCTCGGTAAGGGCGAGAGTGTGAGGATGTCTTTTAATGATCGTCAGGTAGCCTTCACAGTTACTGTGGGCAGCGACTCTGCTGATAGTGGATTTGCCGGTGATCTTTACCTTGTTTCTAAAACGGTCGAAGGGAATTATCCGAACTATCGTCAGGTCATACCTAAGGAGACTGAGCACCGTATCAAAGTGGAGCGTGAGCTTCTCTTGGAATGCGTGCACCGTGCAGCGCTGGTAACCAGTGAGAAAAACAACTCAGTCGCGATCCGGGTGACTGAAAATCTTTTGGAAGTTTCCGCGTCGAGCGCTGAGTTTGGTGATTCACACGAATCGATGGCTATCGCTTACGATGGCCCTGAAGTGAAGGTGGCTTTCAATCCATATTATGTCATGGAGCCATTGCGTGCCTTGACCAAGGACGAGGTATTTTTCGAGTTCAAGGACGAACTCAGTCCCGGAGTGTTTAAGACACTCGAGAGTTTTCTCTGTGTTATCATGCCTCTGCGCCTCAACTAA
- a CDS encoding PD-(D/E)XK nuclease family protein, whose translation MDRQQYQCLHPQQALVEVIFPWVERHNAAWKGSVCGRATVVVPTKGVSLWLREQLSDKYGAVFDLEILTPTLLRNRLKSGIKRLGFQNMQWQQPEDVRLLVRSILGARSEYLSFDNAKGWTRLYQDLDRVGYIPDWLPKEMLVLMSELQGHFLELDLVSESRFDRSLLDYALGSTDGTESFFDNLLIYGFGPRDLSGINFLLACGLLSRATSIVHGPPALYSGEEPWFNTWEKYFGPIDMFHVEQSHPHQLLGESIREGSPVFNADPSLDGLVSYVDQVEQEPLIQTCVLEICGIIQNAKTPRIMVLFPSIRGEGKQELKTALERLNIPYFDRSHGVVNRWTGVPEWWRYWLQFQISPTVDSYLSFAQSSFEVSGISHEALKLLESLIREGFQILQTTDWIVVEKHVHQALGYRTGASSSQLLGFIDRWSLLNEQATIGVFTQTIEDLLLRVDITIDDFDLEGITELLEQWRNCEIEVTRQVFFDWLHARLEQLYSRTSFASDTPGAVVQLCDQREVMTEPWTHVIVFDCAGASWHQTETTQGLLSEAQRRRLSEGAAASSDTHILAPGRIPVQDAKLRNEAISRLFFEVLMQPLERVLFLHQRRLPDSPAVDREPLDWLEAWFTGRSSPASLVVLPEQQTDTKLPVVCALEYLQTAVNERNTSEKPFGIYDYGAVSTPLFNGAIPAKSIEFIIKDPVAGWYHDVLGYTAHERFQFVDQRRLVDGMRLHRWLDYSRGSDPILIPLPAQADWLAHAYTNAEKEYDYARQIYDSGGGALPDWWHHLWWSQKAAVRRYIDRVAGLTSEGVWSFAGFEVSLPTGVRIGLGTPEVLSISGRIDLVLADSEALPSPQNPNPSGRYLVIDFKSGTRNAITEKSLLRGEHLQLVVYAAALSALKAEDVGILVVDRLGDGKTYSIETGTDENLEMFLAGVRTLIKRGLLGPKPCINREFSFSRPYPIAHVEIDDKILTERWNLTHPLLTSLVK comes from the coding sequence ATGGATCGCCAACAATATCAGTGTTTGCACCCACAGCAGGCGTTGGTAGAGGTGATTTTCCCATGGGTTGAGCGCCACAACGCGGCATGGAAGGGAAGCGTGTGTGGGCGCGCGACCGTTGTTGTGCCAACTAAGGGCGTATCGCTTTGGTTGAGGGAACAATTGAGTGATAAGTATGGAGCTGTTTTTGATCTCGAGATCTTGACCCCTACCCTTTTGCGGAACCGTTTAAAATCTGGGATAAAGAGACTCGGGTTCCAGAATATGCAATGGCAGCAGCCAGAAGATGTTCGGCTTCTTGTGAGGAGTATTCTGGGTGCGCGTTCAGAGTATCTAAGTTTCGATAATGCCAAAGGCTGGACGCGTCTTTACCAAGATTTGGACCGTGTGGGTTACATCCCTGATTGGCTGCCAAAAGAAATGCTTGTTTTGATGTCAGAACTTCAGGGTCATTTTCTAGAATTGGATCTAGTGAGTGAATCACGTTTTGACCGGAGTCTATTGGATTATGCGTTGGGTAGCACAGATGGTACAGAGTCTTTCTTCGATAATTTGTTGATCTATGGATTCGGACCCCGCGATCTTAGTGGAATAAATTTTCTCCTCGCCTGTGGCTTGTTATCTAGAGCGACATCGATAGTTCATGGACCCCCAGCACTCTATTCAGGTGAGGAGCCCTGGTTTAACACCTGGGAGAAATATTTCGGCCCTATTGATATGTTCCACGTGGAACAGTCCCATCCTCACCAACTGCTGGGAGAGTCGATCCGTGAAGGTAGCCCAGTTTTCAACGCTGATCCAAGCTTGGACGGACTTGTCTCTTACGTGGATCAAGTGGAACAGGAGCCGTTGATTCAAACGTGTGTCTTGGAAATCTGTGGGATTATCCAAAATGCTAAAACACCACGCATTATGGTGTTGTTTCCATCTATTCGAGGAGAAGGGAAGCAAGAACTCAAAACGGCATTGGAGCGACTCAATATCCCCTACTTTGACCGAAGCCATGGCGTTGTAAATCGTTGGACCGGCGTGCCTGAATGGTGGCGTTACTGGTTACAATTCCAAATATCGCCTACTGTAGACAGCTATCTATCCTTTGCCCAATCGAGCTTCGAGGTGTCAGGGATCTCGCATGAAGCTCTAAAACTGCTCGAAAGCTTGATACGAGAGGGGTTTCAAATACTTCAAACGACTGACTGGATAGTGGTCGAGAAACATGTGCATCAAGCGCTTGGCTATCGGACGGGAGCCTCTAGTAGTCAACTGTTAGGTTTCATTGATCGGTGGTCATTGCTTAATGAACAGGCCACAATCGGCGTGTTTACTCAGACTATAGAAGACCTCCTGCTCAGAGTTGACATCACGATCGATGATTTTGATCTGGAGGGTATTACTGAGCTTCTCGAACAGTGGCGAAACTGCGAAATTGAAGTGACCCGGCAGGTTTTCTTTGATTGGTTGCACGCACGTTTAGAGCAACTATATAGTAGGACTAGTTTTGCTTCAGATACACCCGGAGCAGTCGTGCAGCTCTGTGATCAACGTGAGGTCATGACTGAACCGTGGACCCATGTGATCGTATTCGATTGCGCAGGCGCTTCTTGGCACCAAACTGAAACAACACAAGGCTTGCTAAGCGAAGCACAGCGCCGGCGATTAAGTGAAGGCGCCGCAGCTTCGTCTGATACTCATATTCTGGCACCCGGAAGGATCCCCGTTCAGGATGCAAAGCTACGCAATGAAGCAATTAGCCGTTTATTCTTCGAAGTGCTTATGCAGCCATTGGAGCGTGTGTTGTTTCTGCACCAGCGCCGTCTCCCCGATTCTCCTGCTGTAGATCGTGAGCCATTGGATTGGCTAGAAGCATGGTTTACCGGACGTTCCAGTCCTGCGTCTCTGGTGGTTTTGCCTGAGCAGCAAACCGATACGAAACTACCCGTCGTGTGTGCCCTGGAATACCTCCAAACAGCTGTCAACGAGCGGAACACGTCAGAAAAGCCGTTCGGGATATACGATTATGGCGCAGTCTCGACCCCATTATTCAATGGAGCTATCCCTGCAAAGAGCATCGAATTTATCATTAAAGATCCTGTGGCAGGCTGGTACCATGATGTTCTCGGCTACACGGCGCATGAGCGTTTTCAATTTGTAGATCAGCGGCGATTGGTAGATGGAATGCGCCTTCACCGCTGGCTAGATTACTCAAGAGGAAGTGATCCTATACTCATCCCCCTACCCGCTCAGGCCGATTGGCTGGCACATGCTTATACAAATGCGGAAAAAGAATATGATTATGCCCGACAGATCTACGATTCGGGCGGAGGAGCCTTGCCAGATTGGTGGCATCACTTGTGGTGGAGCCAAAAAGCTGCGGTGCGGCGCTATATCGACCGTGTAGCGGGATTAACGTCCGAAGGCGTCTGGTCCTTTGCGGGATTTGAGGTGTCTCTGCCCACAGGTGTGCGCATTGGACTCGGAACTCCCGAGGTCCTTTCGATATCGGGGCGTATAGATTTGGTATTAGCCGACTCTGAGGCTCTGCCTAGTCCGCAGAATCCGAACCCATCGGGTCGTTACCTGGTGATCGACTTCAAGTCAGGGACTCGGAATGCCATTACTGAGAAATCTTTGCTGCGCGGTGAGCACTTACAGCTCGTCGTGTATGCAGCAGCACTGAGTGCGCTTAAGGCTGAGGATGTTGGTATTCTTGTCGTAGACCGGCTTGGAGATGGAAAAACGTATTCGATTGAGACGGGCACAGATGAGAATCTGGAGATGTTTCTCGCCGGGGTTCGAACGTTGATTAAGCGAGGACTGCTGGGACCCAAACCATGCATTAATCGCGAATTTAGCTTTTCGCGTCCCTACCCGATCGCTCATGTCGAAATCGATGATAAAATACTGACTGAGCGTTGGAATCTCACCCACCCCCTACTTACCTCCCTGGTCAAATAA
- a CDS encoding OsmC family protein, which translates to MVKIAVTYQGGLHCEAIHGPSGNTQGTDAPVDNKGRGETFSPTDLVATALATCMATIMGQQADTLEVDISGTELHVEKVMSTERPRRIVALPVKISMSIPFDEKVAKMMERAAKSCPVHHSIHPDIKVDIDWSWAN; encoded by the coding sequence ATGGTTAAGATCGCGGTGACATATCAAGGAGGGCTCCATTGTGAAGCTATCCATGGACCTTCTGGGAATACACAGGGGACTGATGCTCCGGTGGATAACAAGGGTCGCGGAGAGACTTTTTCTCCGACAGATCTCGTGGCTACTGCGCTCGCAACGTGCATGGCCACTATCATGGGACAGCAGGCGGACACGTTGGAGGTCGATATCTCTGGGACAGAGCTCCATGTGGAGAAGGTCATGTCTACAGAGCGGCCTAGAAGAATCGTCGCGCTGCCGGTGAAGATTTCAATGTCGATCCCATTTGATGAAAAGGTGGCTAAGATGATGGAGCGCGCCGCGAAGAGTTGCCCCGTGCATCATAGCATTCATCCAGATATCAAAGTGGATATCGACTGGAGTTGGGCAAATTGA
- the pssA gene encoding CDP-diacylglycerol--serine O-phosphatidyltransferase has product MASEPKTPEKPDDTLIPFSSNEEASRIYLLPNTMTAGNLFCGFIAVIFCIKANFAGDPEITKQFYLQAVWCILGAVVFDSLDGRLARLGGKESLFGAEFDSIADIVSFGMAPALLVYFLILSPESGYPFFEKIGWIIGFIYLLCAAVRLARFNVITSPLLPKHEKLAGHKDFLGLPVPAAAGLIASLVFLITNYELKTWSIILPFLMLLIAFLMVSSVRYPSFKKVGWQTTMKPRVFIGAIALIAAIINYHEVALALLFVAYIIGGLVLHFTQHKRPGNSV; this is encoded by the coding sequence ATGGCCTCCGAACCGAAGACGCCGGAAAAACCAGACGATACACTGATTCCTTTCAGTTCGAACGAAGAAGCCAGTCGGATCTACCTGCTACCAAATACGATGACGGCGGGAAATTTATTTTGCGGATTCATCGCTGTCATTTTTTGTATCAAAGCAAATTTTGCGGGCGATCCAGAGATCACGAAGCAATTCTATCTTCAGGCAGTGTGGTGTATCCTGGGTGCCGTAGTTTTTGATTCGCTTGATGGACGGTTAGCACGCCTTGGAGGCAAAGAGTCTCTCTTTGGAGCGGAATTCGATTCGATAGCCGACATTGTTTCTTTTGGAATGGCGCCGGCGCTGCTCGTTTATTTCCTCATTTTGTCACCCGAGAGCGGTTACCCATTCTTTGAAAAAATTGGCTGGATCATCGGCTTTATCTATTTGCTCTGCGCCGCGGTCAGGCTGGCGCGTTTCAATGTAATCACTAGTCCATTGCTACCTAAGCATGAAAAACTTGCGGGACATAAAGACTTTCTCGGGCTTCCAGTACCTGCCGCCGCGGGTCTGATTGCTTCTCTTGTCTTTTTGATTACGAACTACGAGCTCAAAACCTGGTCGATTATTCTCCCGTTCCTGATGCTGTTGATTGCCTTCCTTATGGTCAGCAGCGTGCGTTATCCCAGCTTTAAAAAGGTCGGATGGCAAACGACGATGAAACCACGCGTCTTCATAGGTGCTATCGCCCTGATCGCCGCCATCATTAATTACCATGAGGTCGCTCTAGCACTGCTGTTTGTCGCATATATCATCGGTGGGTTGGTGCTCCATTTTACTCAGCACAAACGGCCTGGGAACTCTGTATAA